A single window of Acinetobacter wuhouensis DNA harbors:
- a CDS encoding RloB family protein: MPRENIPLDRLTNILEQERFLIVACEGFTEKAYIRQFSRMYLEHRSVKHKIKVLDRSENEESFSAPQHVLKQLKEFKAEFSAGKSDLCWMIIDRDRWPNLSTILQECRSLGFNHAVSSPSFEVWCLCHCLDLRNVSQETIDIIERNPKPTKKRFLEKKLSEEMQKHGLGGFSKKQNFEFHANFLDSEKIIMAIEQCIYFEEKERLLNQDEYQYPKVLGSQVHIFIDQFKQYLSK; encoded by the coding sequence GTGCCAAGAGAGAATATTCCTTTAGATCGTTTAACAAATATTTTGGAGCAAGAGCGCTTTCTAATAGTAGCATGTGAAGGATTCACTGAAAAAGCCTATATTAGGCAATTTTCTAGAATGTACCTAGAGCATCGTTCCGTTAAACATAAAATTAAAGTTTTGGATAGAAGTGAAAATGAAGAATCCTTTAGCGCCCCTCAGCATGTATTAAAACAGCTTAAAGAATTTAAAGCAGAGTTTTCCGCTGGTAAGAGTGATTTATGTTGGATGATCATTGATAGAGATCGTTGGCCAAATCTTTCAACCATTCTACAAGAATGTAGATCATTAGGTTTTAACCATGCTGTTAGTTCTCCCTCATTTGAAGTATGGTGTCTGTGTCATTGTTTAGATTTGAGAAACGTGAGTCAAGAGACTATTGATATAATTGAGCGAAATCCAAAACCAACAAAGAAGCGTTTTTTAGAGAAAAAGTTAAGTGAAGAAATGCAAAAGCATGGATTAGGTGGTTTTAGTAAAAAGCAGAATTTTGAATTTCACGCTAACTTTTTAGATTCAGAAAAAATAATAATGGCGATCGAGCAATGTATCTATTTCGAGGAAAAGGAACGACTGTTGAACCAAGATGAATATCAATATCCTAAAGTATTGGGTTCGCAGGTTCATATTTTTATTGATCAATTTAAACAATATTTATCCAAATGA